Genomic DNA from Paenibacillus borealis:
ACTAAGTATCCGGCTGAGCGTTCCTGAATTAATTCCGGATAGTCCGGAGAATTGATTAATGGACATTCTCTTCTGCGACAGATACGTCGCCAATGCATCGCGAATCATAGTTGTAGCAGGGACCATGCAGACACCACCTAACTGGAATCCAAATATTATATATTTGTTTATAGATGTAATATTATGTCACATTATTCCAATGGTCAATAGTGTGAAATAGTGCAGATTAGTATAATCCGTGAACTGCGGGCAACCCACTTGCCATTATCAATCGATTTTATTGAAATCAGATTACGCTTCCCGGTTATGGCAAAAAAATAGAGACCCTAGTGGTCTCGTAAGGTCTCTATCGCTTCTATTCCCTGTTTACTTAAAAGCCGTCTCCGCTGTTTCCCCCGTTTAATCCACAGCCGATCCGCATCATCCCGGTAGAACCTGATCTGTATCCATCGCAAAGGTGTCCATATTTCCCTAAAATGATAATTAGGCATGGTCCATCTCTCCCAGACTATAAATAGATTTGCTTCTAAGTATAGACCGGGATGCACTATTTGCTTGTCATTTTGTGGATGCAGCGGGTAGAATATTAATTTCTGTATAAGAGAACAACGTTCCCGGTATTCCTGGAACGTTGCTTAGTCTGCGGAACATCAAACACCGCCATAACCGTGCCACATAGTTTGAATCAGAAGTTGAGTGCTGCTGTTTTCTACGGGGTCAGTCAAGTGATAGTACCGATAGGTATATAAAAATGGTAACCAGACTACACGAAGCTAGAAGAAGAATGAATTTTCTTAGCATTAGAATTTTTCACTGTTCTGATCAGAAGTTTGTAACGCTCCATTTCTTCTTCCCCGGCTGCATACTGATATTGTTCAAACAAATCAACACAAGCGATTGTTATACTCTCATTGTTAATCGTAGGATTGGATTCCAAGCTTTGTAGCACGAAAATAAATTCATCATTTTGTTTATTGCGCAGGTAATAGACTGCCAGCTCAACTAGGAATCGGCTGTGTTGGTCCGATATAATCTGCCGATTGTAATTCCCAAATTCTGTAGAATACGTCCGGTAGGGAATATAGGAAGCAAATCGATCCAGAATATAATCAACATTCCAATCATAGCGGTTAGCCGATAAGATAATACTATATAACGCTATGAATATCTCATTTGGTCGCTCGGAGATATATTCGACATATTCAGAGAGAGCCTCATATTGTCCTGCCATCACCCGATAGAGCAGACGATTCGCGGTACCCCACTCCTGGAACTGGGTTACAGTCCGCTTCACTTCTTCATTGTCCTCCTGTATCCAGCTTCCATCCATATAGAGGGACACCCAATCTAATGCCGATTGATAGTCTCCTAATTTCTCATACACAGCTGAACGGATAAGCTGTGCGTACAGGATATAGAAGTACAGGGGTTTCTCGGTTTTTTTCTCGTTACTCTCTCTACGGTCCGACTGACGCTGGAGATTATAACGAAGAGTCGCTAATTGCAGCATCTCCTTCGCTAGTTCATCCACCTTATGCCACCGATTCATTGAACCATAGACATGACCCAAATGCTTCAACCCGTCCAATTGATCCGCTTCATCCAGCCGGTCCAGGTAACATTCAAAGAGATGCGCCGCCTGCAAATTCCGCGTCTGGTCGTCACCAATGGCGATTCGGAATAGACGGTATTGGCATACCGCGAGTCTCTCGGAATTCTGATACTTCTCACTGGCACTCACATTCTTATACAACAATTCGGCAGCTTGCCACAGCCCCTCTTGAAACAGTCCTTCAGCTACTTCGAACAACATGGGGGCATAGACCAGATTCTCTAGCAGATTCTGAACAACCTGTTCAACGCAATCCAGACGGCCTAGCGCAGCTGACCGCAAAAGAAAAGGCCGCAGACGCCGCCAGGTTGGTGACGAGTAATAGAAACATTCATCCACGTATAAGCTGTAGAAATAGTCCTCCGGCAGATCCATCGCCTTGGTGATTCGCTCCAGATGGTCCATAGCAATCGGCTGCTGACCACTAAGTATCCGGCTGAGCGTTCCTGAATTAATTCCGGATTGTCCGGAGAATTGATTAATGGACATTCTCTTCTGCGACAGATACGTCGCCAGTGCATCGCGAATCATAGTTGTAGTAGGGACCACGCAGACACCACCTAGCTGGAATCCAAATATTATATATTTGTTTTATAGATGTAATAATATGTCACATTATCCCAATGTTCAATAGTGTAGAATATTGCAGATTAGTATAATCCGTGAACTGCGGGGGATCTACTTGCCATTCTCACTGAATTTTACTGAAAATAGATTACGATTCCGGTTATGGCAAAAAAATAGAGACCCTAGTGGTCTCGTAAGGTCTCTGTCGTTTCTATTCCCTGTTTGCTCAAAAGCTGCCTAAAATGATAATTAGGCATGGTCCATCTCTCCCGGACTACAAATAGATTTGCTTCAAAATATAGACCGGAATACCTGATTTGATTGTCGGAATTAACTCACCGGCGGAACCAGCGCTTAATCTGTTCAAACGCACTCTTCGCTTCCGGGCCATTATAGCCGAAGGCATTGCCAATCATCTTAGTATATTCGTTAAAAGTAGTCTCCCGGCTGTACCGGTCACTCCACCATGTCTTCGCATTATAGCCTGAGTCAGCACCTATATAGGTCAGTTCAATCCCTGACTTCTTATAGACATGATCAAAGATAAATTTCACCCGCCGCATATGGAAGTCAGAGGACATAACAATGGCAGACTTGAAGCCGTGCTGCTTCATAATAGGAAGCGTGAACTGGGCGTTCTGATAGGTGCTTTGAGCTGCGTCTTCGGTGAGGATGGCCTCTTCCGGGATGCCCAGGGCGAGGGCGGTTTGGTGCATGTCGCCGGAGGGGCCTGCATTTTCTGAAACTGCCGATAACAGCATATACGGTGCGAAACCCTCCTTGAAAAGCTCCACCGCTTTCTCAACCCGTCCTCCACCGCCGCTAAGTACGATAATGACATCAGCCTGCTTGGGAGCTTCGGACAGCGGGAGGAAGCGGCCCGCACACAGGAATAACAAGGCCATTAACAGAAGAGGCAAGTACAGAAAGAGGATTCTCTTTCTACGCTTGCCCATCTTTTTACTGGTTGATTTTCTGCTCATAAGCTACTTCCGGTACTCGCCGCTAAGAATTTGCTCCCACCACTCAGCATTCTCCGTATACCACTGAATCGTCTGAGCAATTCCTGTCTCAAAAGTATAGGTGGGCTTCCAACCAAGCCGCTCCAGCTTAGTGGGATCAATAGCATAACGTTTATCATGCCCCAGCCGGTCTGCAACAAATTCGATCAATTCCTCAGATTTCCCTAAGGTATGAATAATAGTCTTCACTACTTCGAGATTCGTACGTTCATTATGGCCGCCTACATTGTATACTTCACCGCTTACACCTTCGTGCAATACGAGATCAATAGCAGCACAATGATCCCAGACATGCAGCCAATCCCGGATATTGGCACCATCCCCGTAGACAGGAAGCTTCTGTTCATTCAAGACCTTCGAGATCGTAAGCGGGATCAGCTTCTCAGGGAAATGATAAGGGCCGTAATTGTTAGAGCAGCGTGTAATGTTCATTGGCAGGCCAAAGGTTTCATGGTACGCGCGAACTAACAAATCAGACGACGCCTTGCTGGCGCTATAAGGACTATTAGGTTGCAGCGGTGTCTCCTCTGTGAAGAATACCGTAGGATCGAAATCCAGTTCGCCATACACTTCATCCGTGGACACATGAACAAATTTCGCCACACCAATGGTCCGTGAAGCATCCAACAGCACTTGAGTTCCCATTACATTCGTCCGGACAAATATAGCCGGATCTGTAATCGAGCGGTCCACATGACTCTCTGCTGCGAAATGTACCACATAGTCGAAGCGTTCTTGTTCAAAAAGCGACATAATCGCATCACGGTCAGCAATATCCGCCTGAATGAAATGATAGTTATCTCTATCTTCAATCTGCTTGTGCTTGGTTAAATCACCGGCATAGGTTAACAGATCCAGATTATAGACATCATAATCAGAGTATTTATCCACTATATATTGCACAAAGTTCCCGCCAATGAAACCGGCACCTCCGGTAATCAGCAATTTCTTCCGACTCATGAATTACACCTCAGAATGATTCGATTTAGTGTCTATATGCTTCAGTTATTATAGGTAAAGTTCAGAACAGCATCTTTCAACACAGGAGCCTTCTCGTCTTTGCCGGATAGAACTGGAGTAACATGTAATGGCCACTCTATTCCAATGGCAGGATCATTCCAGAGAATA
This window encodes:
- a CDS encoding helix-turn-helix domain-containing protein; amino-acid sequence: MVPTTTMIRDALATYLSQKRMSINQFSGQSGINSGTLSRILSGQQPIAMDHLERITKAMDLPEDYFYSLYVDECFYYSSPTWRRLRPFLLRSAALGRLDCVEQVVQNLLENLVYAPMLFEVAEGLFQEGLWQAAELLYKNVSASEKYQNSERLAVCQYRLFRIAIGDDQTRNLQAAHLFECYLDRLDEADQLDGLKHLGHVYGSMNRWHKVDELAKEMLQLATLRYNLQRQSDRRESNEKKTEKPLYFYILYAQLIRSAVYEKLGDYQSALDWVSLYMDGSWIQEDNEEVKRTVTQFQEWGTANRLLYRVMAGQYEALSEYVEYISERPNEIFIALYSIILSANRYDWNVDYILDRFASYIPYRTYSTEFGNYNRQIISDQHSRFLVELAVYYLRNKQNDEFIFVLQSLESNPTINNESITIACVDLFEQYQYAAGEEEMERYKLLIRTVKNSNAKKIHSSSSFV
- the rfbB gene encoding dTDP-glucose 4,6-dehydratase; translated protein: MSRKKLLITGGAGFIGGNFVQYIVDKYSDYDVYNLDLLTYAGDLTKHKQIEDRDNYHFIQADIADRDAIMSLFEQERFDYVVHFAAESHVDRSITDPAIFVRTNVMGTQVLLDASRTIGVAKFVHVSTDEVYGELDFDPTVFFTEETPLQPNSPYSASKASSDLLVRAYHETFGLPMNITRCSNNYGPYHFPEKLIPLTISKVLNEQKLPVYGDGANIRDWLHVWDHCAAIDLVLHEGVSGEVYNVGGHNERTNLEVVKTIIHTLGKSEELIEFVADRLGHDKRYAIDPTKLERLGWKPTYTFETGIAQTIQWYTENAEWWEQILSGEYRK
- a CDS encoding YdcF family protein, whose amino-acid sequence is MGKRRKRILFLYLPLLLMALLFLCAGRFLPLSEAPKQADVIIVLSGGGGRVEKAVELFKEGFAPYMLLSAVSENAGPSGDMHQTALALGIPEEAILTEDAAQSTYQNAQFTLPIMKQHGFKSAIVMSSDFHMRRVKFIFDHVYKKSGIELTYIGADSGYNAKTWWSDRYSRETTFNEYTKMIGNAFGYNGPEAKSAFEQIKRWFRR